Below is a genomic region from Mus musculus strain C57BL/6J chromosome 10 genomic patch of type FIX, GRCm38.p6 PATCHES MG4138_PATCH.
TAGACTGTCAGGAGCAGTAACATCAAGGACAGAGGTCCACAAaagagtaaggaaggaaggaacagccTGGGGTCTGTCTGCATAAGGGGCACATGGCAGACAGAACACAAAGGTCTTAAATTCAAATAAATAGATGGTGGGCCAACCCAGATATGGCTGGATTTACTaattaaagaggaaaagaaaatgaagaggagtctgaaagctacattttttttaaggtttgggCCAAATacagatttaatttttatttttttaattaggtattttcctcatttacatttccaatgctatcccaaaagtcccccatacactcccccccacactcccctacccacccactcccactttttggccctggcgttcccctggggcacataaagtttgcacaaccaatgggcctctctttccactgatggccgactaggtcatcttttgatacacatgcagctagagtcaagagctccggggtactggttagttcataacgttgttcttcagttccttggttattttctctagctcctccattgagggccctgtgatccatccaatagctgactgtgagcatccacttctgtgtttgctaggccccggtgtagtctcacaagagacagctatatcagggtcctttcagcaaaatcttgctagtgtatgcaatggtgtcagcgtttggaggctgattatgggatggatccctggatatggcaatctctagatggtccatccttttgtctcagctccaaactttgtctctgtaatttcttccatgggtgttaagttcccaattctaagaaggggcaaagtgcccacactttggtcttcattcttcttgagtttcatgtgttttgcaaattgtaacttatatcttgggtattctaagtttttgggctaatatccatttatcagtgagtatatatcatttgagttcttttgtgattgggttacctcactcagcataatgccctccaggtccaaccatttgcctaggaatttcataaattcattctttttaatagctgagtagtactccattgtataaatgtaccacatttttaaaaatccattcctctgttgaggggcatctggcttctttccagcttctggctattataaataaggctgctatgaacatagtggagcatgtttctttcttactagttggaacatcttctggatatatgcccaggagaggtattgcgggatactctggtagtactatgtccaattttctgaggaaccaccagactgatttccagagtggttgtacaagcttgtaatcccaccaacaatggaggagtgttcctctttctacacatcctcgccagcatctgctgtcagctgaattcttgatcttagcccttctgactggtgtgaggtggaatctcagggttgttttgatttgcatttccctgataattaaagatgctgaacatttttttcaggtgtttctcagccattcggtattcctcaggtgagaattctttgtttagctctgagccccactttttaatggggttatttgattttctggagtccaccttcttgagttctttatatatattggatattagtcctctatctgacttaggataggtaaagatcctttcccaatctgttggtggcctttttgtcttattgacggtgtcttttgccttacagaagctttgcagtttcatgcggtcccatttgtcaattctcaatcttacagcacaagccattgctgttctagtcaggaatttttcccctgtgccaatatcttcgaggcttttccccactttctcctctataagattcagtggctctggttttatgtggagctccttgatccacttagatttgaccttagtacaaggagataggaatggatcagttcacattcttctacatgataacaaccagttgtgtcagcaccatttgttgaaaatgctgtcttttttccactggatggttttagctcccttgtcaaagatcaagtggccataggtgtgtgggttcatttctgggtcttcaattctattccattggtctacttttctgtcgctataccagtaccatgccgtttttaatcacaattgctctgtagtaaagctttaggtcaggcatggtgattcaaccagaggttcttttatccttgagaagagtttttgctatcctaggttttttgttattccagatgaatttgcagattgctctttctaattcattgaagaattgagttggaattttgatggggattgcattgaatctgtagattgcttttggcaggatagccatttttactatattgatcctgccaatccatgagcatgggagatctttccatcttctgagatcttctttaatttctttcttcagagacttgaagttcttatcatacagacctttcacttccttagttagagtcacgccaaagtattttatattatttgtgactattgggaagggtgtagtttccctaatttctttctcagcctgtttattctttgtgtagagaaaggccattgacttgtttaagttaattttatatccagctactccaccgaagctgtttatcaggtttaggagttctctggtggaatttttagggtcacttatatatactatcatatcatctgcaaatagtgatattttgacttcttcttttccaatttgtatcaccttgatctccttttgttgtccaattgctctggctaggacttcaagtacaatgttgaataggtagggagaaagtgggcagccttgtctagtccctgattttagtgggattgcttccagcttctcaccattcacTTTGACGTtacctactggtttgctgtagattgcttttatcatgtttaggtatgggccttgaattcctgatctttccaagacttttatcatgaaggggtgttggattttgtcaaatgctttctccgcatctaatgagatgatcatgtggtttttggctttgagtttgtttatataaaggattatgttgatggatttctgtatattaaaccgtcccttcatccctggaataaagtttctttaatgaatgtggctgcccttgcatttggagcatagatattcagaattgagagttcctcttggaggattttacctttgatgagtatgaagtccttgtcttttttaataactttgggttggaagtcgattttattcaatattagaatggctattccagcttgtttcttcagaccatttgcttggaaaattgttttccagcctttcactctgaggtagtctctgtttttttcactgagatgggtttcctgggtcctgtttgtgtagccagtctgttagtctatgtctttttattggggaattgagtacattgatactaagagatattaaggaaaagtaattgttgcttccgattatttttgtttttagaattggcattctgttcttgtgactgtcttcttttaggtttgttgagggattaccttcttgctttttctaggacatggtttccatccttgtattggtttttttctgttattatcctttgaagggctggattcgtggaaagataatgtgtgaatttggtttctgtcgtggaatactttggtttctccatctatggtaattgagagttttgctgggtatagtaacctggactggcatttgtgttctcttagtgtctgtataacatctgtacaggctcttctggctttcatagtctctggtgaaaagtctggtgtaattctgataggcctgcctttatatgttagttgacctttttcccttactgcttttaatattctatctttatttagtgcatttgttgttctgattattatgtgttgggaagaatttcttttctggtccagtctatttggagttctgtaggcttcttgtatgttcatgggcatctctttctttaggtttgggaaattttcttctataattttgttgaagatatttgctggctctttaagttgaaaatcttcattctcatctactcctattatctgtaggtttggtcttctcattgtgtcctggatttcctggatgttttgagttaggatctttttgcattttgtattttctttgattgttgtgccgatgttctctatggaatcttctgcacctgagattctctcttccatctcttctattctgttgccgatgcttgcatctatggttccaggtttctttcctagggtttctatctccagcgttgcctcactttgggttttctttattgtgtctacttacctttttaggtcttggatggttttattcaattccatcacctgtttggtcatgttttcctgcaattctttaagggatttttgggcTTCCTcattaaggtcttctacctgcttagcagtgttctcctgtatttctttaagtgaattattaaagtccttcttgatgtcctctaccatcatcatgagatatgcttttaaatcagggactatctttttgagtgtgttggggtgcccaggaatgggtggggtgggagtcctgggttctgatgatggtgagtggtcttggtttctgttagtaagattcttacgtttgcctttcgccatctggtaatctctggagttagttgttgtagttgtctctagttagatcttgttcctcaagtgtttatgttagcctctatcagcagacctgggagactagctctctcctgagtttcagttttcagagtactctcttcaggcaagctctcctcttgcagggaaggtgcccagatatctggtgttcgaacctgcctcctggaagaagttgtgatccacttcCAGAgatcttaagatcccgtggagggtcttgttggtagcttgcgggtgtcagcagactccacacccaagctaccccggtgctggctgggactggaagggacttgtgcccctgatcagtccgggttttctgcttccctaattaatgcagtctctcTGTGAAGAGACTCTAGCTCAAGGGTAGAGCATCTGGACAGTGCTCATGGGAATatggaaggaaaggaaatctcCTTTTTCTCAACAATTAAATATAATATGTGATAGTCTTTGAATTTGTAACTACCACTTATAAGtagtttttaaagatatttttcttattatttaaaactatttttaatttaaatatattttgatcatattcttctccttcaagTTCACCCagatcctctcctcccttctctctaccTATACAACTTTAAGTTGTTTctcaaaaatgaaagcaaaccCAACTATATCTAGAAATGCCCATaatctagaaaacaaaatataatatcagcaaaaagaaaaataacaaaaatgaaagaaaccaccaattgcaaccaaataaaagcaaacacacacacacacacacacacacacacacacacacacacacacgcacaccaaaccccccccaaaaaaaacccacaaacctgTGTCACTGCTTATTTATTGGTCAGTTACTGATCTTGTAATCTTCCTTGGAGTATTTGATATTCCCAGAGTTATTATTCAGAGAAAATTGATTTTCCATCTCTCAGCAGGTATAAATGACAGTGTGTTGTGAACCTTCACCTTAGTGGCTAAGGtcacactcattcatttattcatttttttaaaaaatgaaggaaagccgggtgtggtggtgcacacctttaatcccagcactcgggaggcagagacaggcgaatttctgagttcaaggccagcctggtctacaaagtgagttccaggacagccagtgctacacagagaaaccctgtctcgaaaaacaaaaaaacaaaaacaaaaacaaaaaaatgaaggaagaaaaaacaagaactatcacattaaaaatcaaacaatatagaccaacagaaggaacactgcctaaGGTGGACACaagcaagagtcagagacaaactTGTTCCTTTGTTCAGGAAACTCATAAAAACatgaaactggaagccataatacaaGCACTGAGGACGTGGTGCAGTCAGTCCCTGTGAATGCTGCTCCAGtacctgtgagttcatatgtgtgtggatcGTGTTGACTTAAGAGGAGAAATCCTTGGTATCCTCAATGCCCTCTGGTTCTTACATGTTGTGTGCCTCCTCTTCCGCACCATTCCCTGACCTCTGGGAGAGAGATGTGTTGAAGGCATCCCATTTAGGGTTGAATGTTCTGCATAAAATATctgctgtgggtctctatatttaAGCAAGACATTTCTAAACACAGTACATTTGTTCACTGAGATTGTCATGCTTGCAtacatgtattttcattttaatggcaCACATTTTCCTCCTCACTCCTTCCAGATCCACTCTCACCACTACCAGACCTGCAGAAAGCTTTTCACTCCATCTTCCCAGTTACCTGCAGGCTCCAGATGTTCTTTCCAGTGCAACATGAGCTCATCAAGCCAGGTCCTGCAGTCGCCCTCTGTAGTCTTCTTTAAAAAGGCAGCTAAAACCTTGTCTTCCTTGCACATTTCTATAAACTTCTCGAATTCATGATCCAGTTGGGTCCAGTtgccagtgcttgtgtcaacacggAATATATTCTTTCCATTGAGGCTAACAATGGCGTATCCTGTGAAATGTTTGTCTACTTCATACTGGCCACACACCTCAGCCTGCAGAGTGAGGGGCTCTATGCCCATTGGAAAGAGATTAGCTTCTGGCCTTGTTTATTCCTGTCTGCCTACTGACCATCCCTTCTCATCCACTGACCTTGCTTTACCCTCTATATTTTGCCCTTGCTGCTGGATATCTTAGATAGAACTAacagtgattctttttttttttttttcttccataaaaaCAGTGAATGTCCCTAATCTGTCACCCTGTTCTTTCCTATGGGGGGCTGTCTGATATGctcttttacttattttgtaaCAGGGGGATTTAATCTAAAACCTCATGTATGCTGCCAAACACCCCACTAATGAGCTACACCCCAGCCTTATTGGGCCATTTGAAACTTACTTCCGGTTGTGTTAGTCTCCTGCACTATGTGAAGCAGCAGACCTTTGAAAATGTCAATTCCATCTTTCAGAGTGTCAACCTCTTTTTCACAGATCTTTGTAGCATTCATGCTGTTCCTATGAGCACCAATGGCATGACACTTTTTATCCTTGTAGACAAAAAGAGGCTGTCTGTTGAGTAGGCCTTGAACTTCATGACTATGTTGTCCAGACTCTGACCTGTTAACCTTGTAAATGTTACAAAGAGAAGCAGTCTCTGTGAAGGAAACATGCAGTGAGGTTAGGGGCAGGGAGCAAGTGACTCAGAGAGAGTTTCTACCTATGGAACGAAGAATAGCCTTATGaaagggtggagagagaggagaggcatgGAGGGCGGGAGAGGTGAAGGGacaggggagaaagacagagagagaagaggctcaACCACTTTCACTCTGCTTCTCCCAACTGCCTCCTCTACCATTTTAAATTCTTCACAATTTCTTCCAACTCCTATACCTAAACTTTTGAGGTTCATTCCTTTTGATTGcatgaggttctttcccactgCATTAAAAAGTTTGATGGGCTGAgtggtggtgacgcacgcctttaatcccagcacttgggaggcagaggcaggtggatttctgagtttgaggccagcctggtctacaaagtgagtcccaggacagccagggctatacagagaaaccctgtctcataaaaaaaaaaaaaaaaaaaaaaagtttgatggaCACAAAAACGAACATTATGCAGCCCCAGAACCCTTACTTTGGTTGTGAACAAAAAGCCAACAAGGCCCTCCAATTAAAGTGCatatgattaaaaaagaaaaaaagcacaaattTTCTCTAGTACAAATTGGATTTAGGAGCTGGGTCAATGTATGGACTGCATGTGGCTAAAGAAAGAGCAGTGGACCATGAAGATGGTCCAAATAAAGCAACAGAGGCAGCTTCAGGCTACTTGTCCTTGGAAGAAGATGGAGGCAGAGCACAGTGAATGGGGAAACTCTCCACTGCATTGGAAAAGGAATTTGTCCCTAAATATGACACCAGGTTCTACCAACAAGATAGAACTCAGTGATGAGATTGATGATGGTAAAAGGAAAAAACAGAGATCTGAAGGGCCCAGTCTGACATTACAACCTGCATTTTGTATTTAGTCTCCATCTTATGTTACGCTTGTCCACAGGCTGAGCTCAGTTACTGGAAAAAAACACAGCTTACTCCAGAAACCAAGACACCACTATCAACAGCCATAACTTTCCTAAAAACAGCCACTCCACCCTTAATAACCACCAATCAGCTCCAAAGAGGAAAGTACCTAATATTccagttgtttttaaaaaaaattactcctCTTCCTGTAAGCGGCCAGAGGTCACCTGCCAAGATGGTTCGATACTCTCTTGAcccagaaaaccccacaaaatcatgcaaatcaaGAGGGTCAAACCTTCGTGTTCACTTTAAGAACACCCGGGAAACTGCCCAGGCCATCAAGGGAATGCATATCCGCAAAGCCACCAAGTATCTGAAGGATGTCACCTTAAAGAAGGAATGTGTGCCATTCCGGCGGTATAATGGTGGAGTTGGTAGGTGCGCCCAGGCCAAACAGTGGGGCTGGACACAGGGTCGGTGGCCAAAAAAGAGTGCTGAATTTTTGCTGCACATGCTTAAAAATGCCGAGAGTAACGCTGAACTTAAGGGTTTAGACGTAGATTCTCTAGTCATTGAACACATCCAGGTGAACAAGGCACCTAAGATGCGCCGACGAACCTACAGAGCTCATGGCCGGATTAACCCACACATGAGCTCCCCCTGCCACATTGACATCATCTctcactgagaaggaacagatcgttccaaagccagaagaggaggttgcacagaagaaaaagatatcccagaagaaactgaagaaacaaaaactcatggcccgggaataaattcagcataaaataaaggcagataaagttaaaaaaaaaattactctagTTAACCATAATTATTCATAACTAGCTAAAATCATTACTAGTCCATAGAAATGCTCCAAGCTACAATTTTCAAATGTTGCCCAATCAAGTAACTGCTAAATTGTGATTTACTTGTCTTGCTGTAACTGTGATAAAAAGGCAAAGCTTCACCAGCTTGGGACCTTCCACACCCAACCACTGCATTGGAAAGATTCGAAGGTACAAGCTCGAGCTTGATCAaagactctttgcttttgcatatgagTGGAATTCCTGCTTGACTATGGGGGTCTACGGGCAATCTGGGCATAATATTTTGGGGCTCTTTTGGGACCCCGTTACCCCTCCATCAGGACCCCAAACCTTTAAAGTCAAAGACTGATTGATAAGTATTCTCTGGATAATGTTTGTCTGAGTGTCTGCCTGCTTTAACTCTGGTAAATCTGTAACCTGTGATTTAGGACTGACACAGACGACTGCAGCAGATCCACTAGACGCCAAGAGTCAGCAGTACCAAGAGACCTACCAGATCTATCAGTAAGGGGCTGGGTCCTCTAATTTCTTTAGAGAGACATTTCAGGTCATGCCCACTTTGTCATCAtctcactttctcttttgttACTATATTCAAATCAGCATTCATGTTTCTGTGTCCTTTGGCTGTTTGTTTAAATCGTGTCTGAATTATTTTCTTGTATCAAGGTTAGAAGGATGGAACAGACCCAGATGTCTCCCTCCCCCCAGTGCTTTTCCTGGATAAGTTTAAAAACTTTAGAACTGGGACCAGATGGTAGGATGGACAGACTAATCATTATTGGCAGGTGGAAGTTGCCAGGTTTCCATGCTGGATGGCCACCTGAAGAGACAAGTTACAGAAAGTCAAGGATGTCATCTATAGTCTGATCAGACACACAGACCAAGTCCCCTACATTACTACCTGGAAAGATCTCAAATACAATCTACACACCTGACTAACACACATCCTAGTGGTTAAGAAGATAAGAGAGAGAAACCTAAACCAACTGCCACCTCCACCTTTTTCGCAGGACGTGGATTTCCTTCTTTCATCTCCTTCCGTCTACCAGCACTGGCCACTTCCCAAACATAGAGTAACCGTTGGAGTGGAGAGAAAACCCATCAAGTTTCTAGTAGACACAATAGCCTAACATTTGGTCCTTACAGAGACTCATGGAAAACCATCAAATAAGTCATGGTTATAGGGGGCCACAGGTATCAATCAATATACATGGACTAACCAGAGAATAGTGGACCTCGGGACAGGATGGGCATCCCACATCTTCCTAGCCATGCCTGAAAGCCTCTACCTACAATTAGGAGGAGAACTGCTAACATAATCAGGACCCAAATCACAATCAATCCCAAGGAAAATCCCACCACAAGTCAAGATGGGAACCAATACAGGCCTCACTTTACCTTTAGAAGATGAATATAgactacacacaaaaaaatgaagcGCACTGGAGAAGGAATTTCCACATGGCTGTCACGGTTCCCCTCAGCCTGGGCAGTGACTGGGGGAATGGGACAGACAGCTCATCGAGACCCTATTTCGATAGAATTAAGACCAGGGGCTACCCCAGATCAGGTTGAAAGATATCCGATGACACTGGGAGCCAAGAAGGGGATCTTTCCCTGATTTAGAGATTTGGGGATTCTTATACCCTACTATTCTCCATGGAACACTCCGCGCCTCCCAGTTAAAAATACCTAACTCCAATGATTATAGGCTTGTGCAGGACCTTCAAGAGGTCAATAAGGAGTTCTGGTCATCTACCCCATGGTGCCTAACACATACATTCTCTTGAGTTCACTGGAGCTATCCATATtagattttaaagatgttttcttcAGTCTAACCCCAGGACCTAAAAGCCAGATGCTACTTGCCTTTGAATGGCATGATCTTGACAAAGGATTCAATGGACAATTTATTTGACCTGGCTACCCTAGGGAATCAAGAATTTTTTCACCATTATCAATGAGGCTCTACATGAGGACCGTGGTGAGTACTGGTGGGCACACCCCAAGACCACACTCCTGCAACCTGTAGATGACCTCTTAGTGGCAACAGAGATCCTGGAAGAATGCCAGCGAAGCAAAGAAGACTTACTGATGCCTCTAGGTGTTCTGGGGTACCAAGCATCAGCCAAAAAGAACCAAGTATGTCAAAAGAAGGTAACATACTTCAGCACACTCTGAAGGGGGCAATGCTGGCTgtcagaagacagaaaaaaaagactCTTCTGAAAATCCCCACTGTGACATCAAGGTGGgaagtctggctgttcctcaggtCAACAAGCTTGTGCCATTTATGGAttatgaaatcaccaaataaagagattTTCAAATGGACTGAAGCTCAGGAGGACT
It encodes:
- the Ulbp1 gene encoding NKG2D ligand 1 precursor → MELTASNKVLSCCLSLLCLLSVCLCPRIEETASLCNIYKVNRSESGQHSHEVQGLLNRQPLFVYKDKKCHAIGAHRNSMNATKICEKEVDTLKDGIDIFKGLLLHIVQETNTTGKPLTLQAEVCGQYEVDKHFTGYAIVSLNGKNIFRVDTSTGNWTQLDHEFEKFIEMCKEDKVLAAFLKKTTEGDCRTWLDELMLHWKEHLEPAGSFSTLMIILCVIAIAFLGLIFGVSCKLRHLRTKKIGLQSSPPPLLDDSLTVPTSPQSSVCGTMIQCLCPRKLKSPVFMQIDLQSSAPPLLDDSLTVPETCSVKKEDEFPTASQNSVLLTSDDIDGIP